AGTTGAATGAAAAATTCAATTTAATAAAGGAAAGAAACGTTGTTGTAGATTTAGGCTGTGCTCCAGGAGGATGGCTTCAGGCTGCACGAGATATTGTGGGAGAGAAAGGGTTTATCGTTGGAATTGATTTACAGACTGTAAAGCCACTACCTTATGAAAATGTCATTGCAATTAAAGGCGACATGACAAAAGAAGAAATTTTAAAACAGGCTAAGGACTTACTTCCAGAAAAACCTGACGTTATAATCTGCGATGCATCTCCAAACATCAGCGGGGTATGGGATGTAGACCATGCAAGGTCCCTTGAACTTACAACTATGGCACTCATGACTGCAACAAAAATGTTAAAAAAAGGCGGAAATTTTGTTGTAAAAGTATTTCAGGGCGATTTGTTCGAAAAATACGTTCAGCTCGTTTCAGAATACTTTGATAAAGCATTTACGACAAAACCAAGAGCTTCAAGAGACGAAAGTGCCGAAGTATATGTGATTGGAAAAAGATTTAACGGCAGAAAATTTGACATAAATTCAAAATCGCCAATCGTAAAACTGCTTGATACCAATCCAGAAGAAAAAGAAATTACGAGCCCAAGTTTAAGAAAAGAAATATCTAAAGAAGATAGCGGACTCATGATCAAAAGAATAAAGGAAATGAGATCCAAAAAAGAATAATTTTTGCATTAATATAAATTTAATACTTTTTTAACACTAAAAAAAATTAAAATAAATTTTATTTCCAGAGTCTAAGTTCACTTCTTTTGACATCCTGTCTGTGTCTTTCTAAAAATTTATACATTTTTGAGTGCGACGTTCCCCTTAAGAGCATTTCAATTGCATCTTTTGCAATCTTTGCAGTTTCGATTTCCCCGATTATTGAAACGGTTTTTCCGTAAACTGAAATGTGCGTTGAAGTTAATTCTTCAATGTACCTTCTTGATTTTCCGCCACTCCCAATAATCCTTCCTTTTAATCTTTGAAGAGCTTTATCGGAATTTCCGTATTCTGAAATATCTATTACTTCGAAGGCATATTCATCTGAAACCAGTTTTAAAGCTTTTTCAGGATTAAATCCTCTTCCAATAGCTTTTACAATATCTCTTGCTTTCCAGAGTGCCAAAGGGTCTTCTTGATCTTCAGTTGAATAAATACTAACTTCTCCTTCGGAATCGATTTCTAGTTCAACTCCAAGCTCACTTTCAAGCTGTTTTCTAACTTCTCCGTGAGTTCCAATAAGGATACCGGTTCTCTCTTTTGGAATCTTCACTACTTCCACATTCTCGTACATAATATCTCACCAATTACGCAATTAAATTTCATTAAATATTATATAATCACTACTTAAAAAAAGATGTTGTAAAAAATTTTTTAATACGTTTTTGCCATTTCTTCATCAATTAATTCCAGTTCTTCTCCTGAAACAAATTTATAGAACTCTTTGTAATCCGTATCAATTCCTTTTCGTTTAAAGAAACTGCAGACATTTTTAACATCCCGAATAAGGAGAGTTTTCGAAAGAGGATGTTCTTTAACGACCCCTTGTGAAAAGTCAATGTATACGGGCTCATCTTCATGAACTAAAATATTATATTCTGACAAATCCCCGTGAACTAACTGAGCATCATTATATAATACCTTCATATCTTCTCGTATCATTTCGTAGAATTCGGAATAATCGACTTCGATATCTTTTAATCTTGGAGCTGGAACTCCATCTTCATGAACCATATCCATTAAAAGTATATTTTCCCGTTTTAATAGTGGTTCTGGCGTGTTTATATAATCTCCCGCTCTTAAAAGGTTTCTAAATTCTTTTTCCACCCATGCAGTTATAATCTGTCGAGTACTGCTTCTTCTAAGGTGAAATCTAGGGTCTCCCTGAATATACTTCCACATTGTTTTAAAATCACATGTAGAAACACGATAAACCTTCAGTGCGTAGAGTTCATCTTCTTTATTTGCAGAAAACACAACAGCTTCCTTTCCAGAATTAACAACTCCAGAAATTTCATCGATATGTTTTGCAACAAGTAAATTATAGATATTTAGGAGAGTTCGTTGATCAAAAACTTCATTTTCGGTTTTTAATTCTTCCAAAAACTTCTTTTTTCGCTCAACTATCTTTTTTTGAAATTCCCTATCAAG
This DNA window, taken from Methanococcus maripaludis, encodes the following:
- a CDS encoding serine protein kinase RIO, whose amino-acid sequence is MKDVLKMDLDKKEKQLDREFQKKIVERKKKFLEELKTENEVFDQRTLLNIYNLLVAKHIDEISGVVNSGKEAVVFSANKEDELYALKVYRVSTCDFKTMWKYIQGDPRFHLRRSSTRQIITAWVEKEFRNLLRAGDYINTPEPLLKRENILLMDMVHEDGVPAPRLKDIEVDYSEFYEMIREDMKVLYNDAQLVHGDLSEYNILVHEDEPVYIDFSQGVVKEHPLSKTLLIRDVKNVCSFFKRKGIDTDYKEFYKFVSGEELELIDEEMAKTY
- a CDS encoding KH domain-containing protein, with the protein product MYENVEVVKIPKERTGILIGTHGEVRKQLESELGVELEIDSEGEVSIYSTEDQEDPLALWKARDIVKAIGRGFNPEKALKLVSDEYAFEVIDISEYGNSDKALQRLKGRIIGSGGKSRRYIEELTSTHISVYGKTVSIIGEIETAKIAKDAIEMLLRGTSHSKMYKFLERHRQDVKRSELRLWK
- a CDS encoding RlmE family RNA methyltransferase, giving the protein MGKKDKRWVLQRKNDHYYNLAKKRNYRSRATYKLFQLNEKFNLIKERNVVVDLGCAPGGWLQAARDIVGEKGFIVGIDLQTVKPLPYENVIAIKGDMTKEEILKQAKDLLPEKPDVIICDASPNISGVWDVDHARSLELTTMALMTATKMLKKGGNFVVKVFQGDLFEKYVQLVSEYFDKAFTTKPRASRDESAEVYVIGKRFNGRKFDINSKSPIVKLLDTNPEEKEITSPSLRKEISKEDSGLMIKRIKEMRSKKE